Proteins encoded together in one Ipomoea triloba cultivar NCNSP0323 chromosome 4, ASM357664v1 window:
- the LOC116015231 gene encoding protein DETOXIFICATION 43-like has translation MAEHNYADNDDDDDFAPLLKKLKLPFLITFNDVRHVFRLDDLGMEILRIAVPATLALAADPIASLIDTAFIGHLGSVEVAAVGVAISIINQANKVTIFPLVNITTSFVAEEGTAKKISESSRSEGSGKGSAKGYELIELKPEEDSDLENKENAFAPENVVSSNSKTTVPQSPIATWIGGGKGKVKREKQQIPSASTALIMGCVLGLLQTVILIVLAKPLLSLMGVKSESPMLNPARKYLTLRALGAPAVLLSLAMQGIFRGLKDTTTPLYATAAGNSTNIILDPIFIFACRLGVSGAAVAHVISQYLLALILFCKLMQEVELLPPSSKDLQFSKFLKNGFWLLARVIAATFCVTLAASLAARQGSTPMAAFQVCLQVWLTSSLLADGLAIAGQAILASSFAEKDYKKAETVAVRVLQMGFVLGLLLAVVVGLGLCFGSGVFSKDKNVIGFITIAIPFVAGTQPINSFAFVLDGINFGASDFLYSAYSMVLVSAMTIASEFFLSENNGFIGIWIALSIFMLLRTIAGLLRMGTGTGPWHFLRARTIGEANL, from the exons ATGGCTGAGCATAATTATGcagataatgatgatgatgatgattttgcTCCTCTTCTGAAGAAGTTGAAGCTTCCATTCTTGATTACCTTCAATGATGTCAG gcaTGTTTTCAGATTGGATGATCTGGGTATGGAGATACTGCGTATTGCAGTCCCTGCAACTCTTGCATTAGCTGCAGATCCCATTGCTTCTCTGATTGATACTGCATTCATTGGGCATTTAG GTTCTGTGGAAGTTGCTGCTGTTGGAGTTGCCATTTCCATCATCAATCAAGCCAACAAGGTTACCATATTCCCTCTGGTTAACATTACAACTTCCTTTGTTGCAGAGGAAGGCACTGCTAAAAAGATTAGTGAGTCGTCAAGAAGCGAGGGCTCGGGTAAAGGATCAGCCAAGGGTTATGAACTGATAGAACTAAAGCCAGAAGAAGATTCTGATCTTGAAAACAAGGAGAATGCATTTGCACCAGAAAATG TTGTTTCATCAAATTCTAAAACAACTGTGCCTCAATCTCCGATTGCTACTTGGATTGGTGGAGGAAAAGGAAAAGTTAAGCGTGAGAAACAACAGATCCCTTCTGCATCAACTGCATTAATAATGGGTTGCGTTCTTGGCCTTCTCCAAACAGTCATCCTCATAGTTCTGGCAAAACCACTTTTGAGCTTAATGGGTGTCAAATCT GAATCTCCAATGTTAAACCCTGCACGAAAGTATCTAACTCTGAGAGCACTTGGAGCCCCCGCAGTTCTTCTGTCCTTGGCAATGCAAGGGATCTTTCGCGGTCTAAAGGATACTACAACCCCTTTATATGCCACTG CTGCAGGCAATTCAACAAACATAATCTTGGATCCAATCTTTATATTTGCTTGTCGTTTGGGTGTTAGCGGGGCTGCTGTTGCTCATGTAATCTCTCA GTACTTATTAGCACTGATCCTGTTTTGCAAGTTGATGCAAGAAGTTGAGTTGTTACCACCGAGTTCTAAAGATTTGCAGTTCAGTAAATTTCTCAAGAATG GATTCTGGTTACTTGCACGGGTCATAGCCGCGACATTTTGTGTGACCCTGGCTGCTTCTCTGGCTGCACGACAAGGCTCGACCCCTATGGCCGCGTTTCAAGTCTGCTTGCAGGTCTGGTTGACTTCATCACTGCTCGCTGATGGCTTGGCCATTGCAGGACAG GCGATTCTTGCTTCTTCGTTTGCTGAGAAAGACTACAAGAAAGCTGAGACCGTTGCTGTCAGAGTGCTGCAG ATGGGGTTCGTGTTGGGACTTCTGCTTGCTGTTGTTGTCGGATTAGGTTTATGTTTTGGATCGGGAGTTTTCTCGAAGGACAAAAATGTTATTGGCTTTATAACCATAGCAATCCCG TTCGTTGCAGGCACGCAGCCAATCAATTCGTTTGCGTTTGTTCTCGATGGTATCAACTTCGGGGCATCTGATTTCTTGTACTCTGCATATTCAATG GTTCTGGTGTCTGCAATGACCATTGCCTCCGAGTTCTTTCTCTCAGAAAACAATGGTTTTATCGGGATATGGATCGCGCTAAGCATATTCATGCTTCTCCGCACAATCGCTGGCCTTTTGAG GATGGGAACAGGAACAGGACCTTGGCATTTCCTTAGGGCTCGGACAATAGGGGAAGCCAATTTATGA